The Homalodisca vitripennis isolate AUS2020 unplaced genomic scaffold, UT_GWSS_2.1 ScUCBcl_5720;HRSCAF=12588, whole genome shotgun sequence genome window below encodes:
- the LOC124373492 gene encoding tigger transposable element-derived protein 4-like codes for MVSKYKRKTEQQSWDPQAMQRAINAVRDGMPMQTAAKNFNVPRNTLKRRVLNKNQHAKETNKVLGHYRPVFNAEQEQHLVEYLLEMEVRFFGITLNDLRSLAYKLAEQNNITHNFNHETKLAGKDWVRGFRQRHPEMVLRVPEATSAARAQAFNKVNVTKFFDILEDVQKNHLYPPHRVFNVDETGLMTVQTKSSKVFALKGRRQVGSLTSAERGVLSTFVVSMSAGGTFIPPMVIFPRQRMKVELQDGSPPGTVFACHPSGWMQTDIFTQWFEHFFALC; via the coding sequence ATGGTGTCCAAATACAAACGGAAAACCGAGCAGCAGTCTTGGGACCCTCAGGCGATGCAACGAGCTATCAACGCCGTGAGAGATGGTATGCCAATGCAAACAGCTGCAAAAAACTTCAATGTGCCAAGAAATACGTTGAAACGCCGGGTTTTAAATAAGAACCAGCATGCTAAGGAAACAAACAAAGTTCTTGGCCACTACCGTCCTGTTTTTAATGCAGAACAAGAACAGCATCTTGTAGAATATCTTTTAGAAATGGAGGTACGATTTTTTGGAATCACTTTAAATGATTTGCGTAGTCTTGCTTACAAACTTGCAGAGCAAAATAATATCACACATAATTTCAACCATGAAACAAAATTAGCTGGGAAAGATTGGGTTAGGGGCTTTAGACAGCGCCACCCTGAAATGGTGTTGAGAGTACCAGAGGCTACTTCGGCAGCAAGAGCCCAGGCTTTTAACAAAGTAAATGTTACAAAGTTCTTTGACATTTTAGAGGATGTCCAGAAAAACCACTTATATCCACCTCACAGGGTTTTCAATGTCGACGAAACAGGACTTATGACTGTCCAGACTAAATCGTCAAAGGTTTTTGCACTTAAAGGCAGACGACAAGTTGGCTCACTCACATCTGCTGAAAGAGGTGTTCTCTCGACATTTGTAGTTTCAATGTCAGCAGGAGGGACTTTTATACCTCCTATGGTCATATTTCCAAGGCAGCGAATGAAAGTTGAGCTGCAAGATGGTTCTCCACCAGGGACAGTTTTTGCCTGCCATCCATCAGGGTGGATGCAAACGGACATTTTCACTCAATGGTTTGAGCACTTTTTTGCGCTTTGCTAA